atttttaattacaatttatgACATATATTGACATATATTCATtctataaagaaatatgaaaccAAGCATTATGGAGttaatagaatatttgatttctttatCTGAAGATGACAATAAAGAAGTCAAAGAAGAAGCTAAAAAAGCActagataaaattaatgaatcatATATgcagaatataaatatgagaCCATTGATTGAATTATTAGAAGAAAGTTTTTACAAGTTACTTACACGATTGCCGCGTATCGTAAGAAGTTCtggtattaatattatttatatattgcaatttgtgtagaaaaatgtatatttttttgtgatatatttaatagtcATTTAATTTACAGATGATAGTGAACAACTAGTAGGTTTAAATCACCTTTGTGgatatttacgattattaggaaaagaaagattgccCGCTATTATACAATCTGCGGCACACGTACAGAGATTATTACAAGCTCTTTTATACATGATTGAAATAGATTGCAGTGATATTACTCTTTTAGAAGATATTGGTATAAAAGATCTTGATAATTTGACTCATCACAGCCAAATACGTTCGTGGAGACAATTTAAATTCATCCAGGATATTtgttgtaaagaaaaaatttttacaatatgtGAGCTTCTGGGAACATACAGTGATTTAAGAATTTTAGTTGATAATATTCTTCAAGCTATGCATAATGTACCTCaacatagaaaagaattaatatttttacttaattCAATAGTAAatggtaaataaaatatttaccttaaaacatttcaattttctacaaacaagttaaattttttattttataatattatagttcctattaaaaatacatcaaCATTGTCCTTATATAaggaaataattgaattttatacaaTAGAAGATTTTTGGTATTTACCTCTTGAAGTCACAGAGGATATACCATTATGTGTTGCACAGAATAATATAGTACAATGTTGCCTTTTAACAGAAGGTTTAGGACAAATTGCAAAGAATTTAGAAGacgattatgaaaaatttcttcttaagactttatatttaattattgaaagagcaggtaatatttattctcattatttacttatatatgtatagatatgtgttatttttattatatttttattgcagGAAGTCCAAATAGCCTTTTAAGTTATGTAGGAATTCAAACTCTACAAAATATTGCAGAATCACAAAAACATAAAACTATAGGAGATCTTTTACGTGTTAATGTAGATTATTTCTCTTATCATGTCACTGTTAAACTAcgtagaatagaaagaaatccAGGAGTCCTTGATGTTGTTGGAGTTGTGATGAAATATAGTTCTATGGATGTATTACCATGTTTGAAAGAAATTGTACAAGATGTTCTTCTGCAGTTAAATACTGTTTTTCAAAAACGAAAcacgtattcttttttaaaagttttttatatatttataatgtatataaagagaTTAGTATCAGATTCAAACATAGATGTAACAGTAGCATCACCTTCATTAATACAAAAAGATTCTGCAGAGATTATTATCCAAAATTTATTAGAGTATTATGAAGCaaaaaaagcaaatgaaaaaattgatcaAGATTTTAATGATGCAGTTACGGATGTACAAAATACAGAAATACACGACGTAGAATCTGAAGATAATGAAATGACTCTGGAAGAaggtattatattttcaaatttataattatatatatatatatatatatatatatatatatatatatatacacacatacacacattttaGTACGAATGCATAATAAACAtcatttattactatttcaaattaaagtaaataaatgatctttattttttcttatagaagAGGATAAACAAACCTTAccaatacatatacaaatgatTGAAGATGTTTTAAAAAGatgtttacattttttaccttcaaaagatataaaacAATCACTCATTGCTATGTTAACTTTAGAAGAAGGTTTACCAATTTTAATCAAATGGGAAAATCAATTATTACCGATTGTACATCAACTTTGGCATCCATTAGTAGACAGATTTCAAGATCAAAATATACTTGTTATTAATCGTGCGTGGCGATTATTTTGTGTACTTGCACATATCTCTAAAGATTTCATTAGGTGCAGAACATTAAAGTAAGTCagtttttttgtttataaaaaaaaaattaaataaaatttttaattgtctaATAACAATATAGGCAAATACTACCAGCACtatcgaaatttttgaataaatctGCTAAAGAAAGTTATAATAAACCCATTGATGCAGTTTATAAGTTTACACAAATGTACAAACTTCAAAGAGAATTGATAACTACATTGAGTCAAATAGTAAAAGATCTTAAACTTCGTGAAAAGGATCTATGGAATGTATTAAGTATTACAGAACCATATCTTGCTTCACATCAACATCCAATATTACAAGTAAAGTACTTATTAGTGTTGAATAATGTATTAACATGTAAGagattaattgtataatatttattgcagAATTGttgtgtaaatatgtataaaaaccTTGCTGATTATAATAGTGATATTGTTTGGGTGAAATGTCTTAGTATTTGGCATTCTAAAATAGCAAAAATTCCAACCAATAAAACGTTCAATTTGGAATGTTTGAAGGTagcgtatatatttaaaaagttatacatattttcgaatatttttttattttttttccaatatatGGATTTTATACatcattattttacatttttttagatTACAGAAAATGCTATACCAAATGAATATCTCAAAAATgtgagaataataattacatatattcaagaaaaaatctagtcaatgaagataataaaaagttatttctaagagtataattcataaaataaatatgtatatactcgcAAACTTACACGGGAAACTACTatgaagaatattatttttctatgtgaCTAAAAGTGTCCTAGAAACATGTAGGTGATTTACATtcaataatcataaataactatataatgtacatatatatatatatatatatatatatatatatatatatatatatatatatatatatatatatatatatatatatatatatatatatatatatatatgaaatacacaatgctattattataagaaagcTACATCTCTTCAAGTTTCTGAAGTGGAATGTGCTCGaacttattatttaaatctgtatatttaagaaatattcacGTACATGCggaataatatttgataccATCATTATCATGGACttgtgaaaagaaataaaataataattatgttaacAAAAGCAatgtattttacatattttttaaaaacattataattgtgaaaacaattttttttgaaaatatgacGACAATGTAAAATACttgataatataacaaattggATATCCTCTGTAGGGGTACAAGTATATGCACACATGGATTTTTTCTtgcaacacacacacacgtatatatatatacatatatatatataatatacatatatatatatataaatataaaaacacttattttcaaacaaaaatgCAATTTGTTGAAATcggttataaaaaaattatattctttaaatatgagatatttatgataatcTTTTAATTGTATGGTCCTCTTAGCATGCATTAAATTGCATATCTCttaatagatttaaaatttttaaaagaaaactatCTAATCTGTGCGCCTTGTACCAGTAAAGATATAAATTCTACAGCATTGTGTTAAAAAATTCTGGGATAGATAACAAAGCTAATGCATTTACTTCGTATTATAGTTAACTATTTATaaaacagttttttttttttttttttacaaatcatTAGCAAAAACTTTGcctataataatgaaatacttCATAATGTTAcacattgattttctattaaaatcaGTGTTATCATTTCCATGCCTGCTTCTGAGCCTTCTGTGATGCTAATTTCTTCGTTACATatgatgaaattaataatgctGCTAATACTATTACAATGAGATAATAGTCAAAGTCTTCTTTTAACACATCGAATGTCTTAGACGGTGCCACTCGCGTGTAGAATATATCTGTTAAGAATATAACATGAAATGTGTATTTGTTTGTACAGATTGCacaattatcaaaaaaattacttCATTGTAACTTACCTAACCCATATACAAAAACTAAACAGGTACTCTCAAGACCACTAGGACTAGTATGAATGCCTAATACTCGAAATATACTctgattataatttata
This is a stretch of genomic DNA from Vespula vulgaris chromosome 2, iyVesVulg1.1, whole genome shotgun sequence. It encodes these proteins:
- the LOC127072522 gene encoding TELO2-interacting protein 1 homolog isoform X2, which translates into the protein MLFLPGIASGLQEVAMGSDIQGHKITMMAIRAWARIICIVMQDTDNEENIPSVININKQQTNSIDPLGSRLRLEGAAGIEKLLNSTTRNQEWLNAAAIKLSVLIQAMSSLRKHSHYKVRKELATSISLLITMCARNMKPSIMELIEYLISLSEDDNKEVKEEAKKALDKINESYMQNINMRPLIELLEESFYKLLTRLPRIVRSSDDSEQLVGLNHLCGYLRLLGKERLPAIIQSAAHVQRLLQALLYMIEIDCSDITLLEDIGIKDLDNLTHHSQIRSWRQFKFIQDICCKEKIFTICELLGTYSDLRILVDNILQAMHNVPQHRKELIFLLNSIVNVPIKNTSTLSLYKEIIEFYTIEDFWYLPLEVTEDIPLCVAQNNIVQCCLLTEGLGQIAKNLEDDYEKFLLKTLYLIIERAGSPNSLLSYVGIQTLQNIAESQKHKTIGDLLRVNVDYFSYHVTVKLRRIERNPGVLDVVGVVMKYSSMDVLPCLKEIVQDVLLQLNTVFQKRNTYSFLKVFYIFIMYIKRLVSDSNIDVTVASPSLIQKDSAEIIIQNLLEYYEAKKANEKIDQDFNDAVTDVQNTEIHDVESEDNEMTLEEEEDKQTLPIHIQMIEDVLKRCLHFLPSKDIKQSLIAMLTLEEGLPILIKWENQLLPIVHQLWHPLVDRFQDQNILVINRAWRLFCVLAHISKDFIRCRTLKQILPALSKFLNKSAKESYNKPIDAVYKFTQMYKLQRELITTLSQIVKDLKLREKDLWNVLSITEPYLASHQHPILQNCCVNMYKNLADYNSDIVWVKCLSIWHSKIAKIPTNKTFNLECLKITENAIPNEYLKNVRIIITYIQEKI
- the LOC127072522 gene encoding TELO2-interacting protein 1 homolog isoform X1 is translated as MERHAVQKGFITLKPLCDSLIKDPSVKCASQVIDCIKTISDGIIQDLLDYILFPVIVHLQNEDVSKHSKEYLVKIIRTVLLKARITNFKSFNKLYTVILSQIYDKNQSQRIISSYEELKETVLLCLQDLLNRCFTNVIEELYTRQYAPTLAHGIYLCVLIAKCEKSRSLRLIAIETIMTLCYVDDSSDKSDIVLANQIADTIMLFLPGIASGLQEVAMGSDIQGHKITMMAIRAWARIICIVMQDTDNEENIPSVININKQQTNSIDPLGSRLRLEGAAGIEKLLNSTTRNQEWLNAAAIKLSVLIQAMSSLRKHSHYKVRKELATSISLLITMCARNMKPSIMELIEYLISLSEDDNKEVKEEAKKALDKINESYMQNINMRPLIELLEESFYKLLTRLPRIVRSSDDSEQLVGLNHLCGYLRLLGKERLPAIIQSAAHVQRLLQALLYMIEIDCSDITLLEDIGIKDLDNLTHHSQIRSWRQFKFIQDICCKEKIFTICELLGTYSDLRILVDNILQAMHNVPQHRKELIFLLNSIVNVPIKNTSTLSLYKEIIEFYTIEDFWYLPLEVTEDIPLCVAQNNIVQCCLLTEGLGQIAKNLEDDYEKFLLKTLYLIIERAGSPNSLLSYVGIQTLQNIAESQKHKTIGDLLRVNVDYFSYHVTVKLRRIERNPGVLDVVGVVMKYSSMDVLPCLKEIVQDVLLQLNTVFQKRNTYSFLKVFYIFIMYIKRLVSDSNIDVTVASPSLIQKDSAEIIIQNLLEYYEAKKANEKIDQDFNDAVTDVQNTEIHDVESEDNEMTLEEEEDKQTLPIHIQMIEDVLKRCLHFLPSKDIKQSLIAMLTLEEGLPILIKWENQLLPIVHQLWHPLVDRFQDQNILVINRAWRLFCVLAHISKDFIRCRTLKQILPALSKFLNKSAKESYNKPIDAVYKFTQMYKLQRELITTLSQIVKDLKLREKDLWNVLSITEPYLASHQHPILQNCCVNMYKNLADYNSDIVWVKCLSIWHSKIAKIPTNKTFNLECLKITENAIPNEYLKNVRIIITYIQEKI